GGTTCGTTTGGAAGTTCTGGGCAGTCTTAGGGCAGAATAGAGATGAAGAGGATGATTACAAATCCCTGTTGCAAGAGAGCTCAGAAATCATCAGGTTCATCCTGTATCTGACCTCATCCTTCACAAATAGTCACCTGTCCTGTGTTTGAACATCTCCATTAATGGGGAGCAGCCTGTGCCGTTCTTAGACAGCTCCTGTTGTAGGACTCTGGTCCTTATTACTGAGccccaaatctgcctttcttcTGCAGCTTCATGATAACGACAATGATGACAACGGCCACCATGCTCAGACAGGGGTCACCTGTGAGATAGGCCAGTTTAAGTCcgttgtcctcattttacagattaaaaacaaTCTCAAGGCAGGTAGTCTAGACAAGTTAGCATCAgagatggaattcaaacccaTCTCTCCTGTCTGTGACCGTGGCATGGTAATTCTAACCTGGTGCTTCCTGGTGCACCCCTCTGAGGTTCCCCTCTAGGACCAATCTAAATCTTTCGTGTGACAGTCCAGGCAGCAAGTATTATTAATTGTCtcgtatgtgccaggcactgtgctaagtgctggtaacAGCCGTTTGAAGGCTGCGATATGTCTCCTCCCTCAAAGTCTCTTTTCATTCAGCTATATCCCGTCATTAGTCTCAGAGAGTGTGGTCTCCAGCCTCTTAAGCATCCCAGTCTCCCTTCTCTGCCAACTTTGTGTCCTTAAAAATATGGAGCCCCAAACTTAATATAACAATAATTTGGCCATGATGTAACCAGGAGAGAATATGATGGCACTATTACCTTCTGCCTCTTGGACTAGACTGCTCACTATTAGTTTAATCCAAAATTATATTAACTTTTTTGACTGCTATGTCTTCCTGTTGACTCATTGAGAGTATAGTCTCCTTAAAACTTCCCAACTATTGTCTTTGTAGAGTTCTCCCATCCTATACTTGTGAATTTTTTgtgtaggattttatttttatcccttttaaatttcCATCTTGAGAGGCAGATTGGTGTAGTGGCTAGTGGATTGGCCTCAGAATCTTGTATTCAAGTCTAAACCCATtaggctggctgtgtgacctgctCTAAGCCCttcacctctcagtgtcccaTGCCAGCTGATCTTTGTGGTTTAGAGGGAAGTTTCCTCCCTGGGAGTGAACAAAACCAAACATTTGGTTCTCAgccaaatgaaaatgaaaaaaaaagaaacatcaacTTATTAGATCTACCCCTCTGTCCCAGCCTGGCTAGATCCTTTTGTGTCCTAATTGTGCTAGTTTTCCCTTCctgctttgtgtcatctgaaaattgaacatgaaggggaggggggaggaaagagagagaagcagagatagGCTGCTGCCTTTGATCGAGGTATCACAGTTCTGCTGCTGTGCTTAAGAAATGAGGTAGGCCCTTATGAGTAACATAACAGACCTCTTATTTTGTATAGATGGGTAGAGTGGGACACAGAGGGACAAAGCAAAGGGGTTAGACTAGGATTCCTAAGATTCTTCTGGCTCTGAGGTTCTCTGATTCCCAAAGTTCTTTTGGGGATTATAGGATCCTAGACTTAGGGCTAGAAGACCCCTCACTGGTCACCCTCActggcctcctcattttacagatgaggaactgagagacTCACACAGAGTCACCCAGAGAGccagtgtctgagacaagattcagatttgaatcttcctgactcttgtcCAGCACCGTCCTCACTGTGATCCTGAGCTGCCTAAGACATCTTGGTATCTTAGTAGCAGATATTAtttagctattaaagcttaaaactgccccaagacttttgggacacctggtATAGCTCTAGTAAATATTTTCAGAggtaaaaaggagaaataagatCTGGGGAAGTTTGTTTCTGTGAGTTGATGTCAGTAACATTTTTGTTTCCTTGTGTTCTTCAGAGGAGGAGATCTGCAGAAGATGAGCTTGCAATGAGGGACTTCTTACGGGAAGGTGACCTTATCAGCGTATCCTTAGATTTTGTAGTTTGTCATCTTTCTGCTTCTGCAGAGAGTGGCAAAAATGTAGTAGAAATTGTATTTAATGGTATGATAAGTCTGAGAATTTTCACAAGTACATGTAAACTTAAGGCCGAGCTAATGGATACTGATGAAGAATGTCTTCACTTTTTCCATGAAATCTGTGGCTGCTTTTTAAAGATACCACCAGTTTGGCTCAGCTGTTTTCTTTGTGACAGGTTTTGGTAGCCTGGGCTTTAGTTAGACAGGAAAATTCACTTTAATAATAAGGTGGCCTTTTATCCAAGGGAATTAAAAAaggttagctatgtgaccttgggcaagtcacttaaccccaaatgccctgccttcccccctacaaaaaaggaattaaaaaagatgtttttcagATCAAGTTGTCAGTCATGGCTAATGGAGGGTGGCTCGGTCAGAGTGAAATATTCCTGATTAGTCCTAAGGTTTGCAGGGAGGGAATGGTGACAACGGAAGATAAATGGAGGTGATGGGAGccttatttgtatgtatgtgaggGGGAGGGATTGGGGATGAGAGTGAtgagaagatattttaaaatgggaatggaGAGGTATAAGCTGCAGTCTACCGTTACTTCCTTCATCACCAGGCTAGGCTGAGGTCCAGGCAGTATTTTCTGATGGTGCTGTGTCTCTACATACCAGGAGTCTAAAATATGGAAAAGTAagtattttaaagcattcttactgtcattttcattctctttgtgaCGGGGCCTGCAAATCTAATTCTAAATCCCTGGTATAGGAACAGAGATCTCTAGGGGATTCAAGTTATTAGAAGGCTACATTATTAaagctaacttttttttaacaacatattctctttaaaaaaaatcctatgacTTGCTAAGCCTCTTGGGTTTATATAGTTTTAATTTTCTGAAGTAGAACAATGAAGTCTTTCCTTGGGAAAGCAGCTACATCTTCCAGCATTCCAAGGCCTTCAAATATGAAACGGAACTCTGTTTTACAATGTGTGCTGTCATCCTCTATTGTTGAAGATAATGCTACCAAGCCCCTTGCTATTGTAGGGGCTGAATTTGTGCCAATTCCTCTCCCTTGGACAGGGAGTGACCAGGGAATGAGACAAAGCCAACTGTTAATAAAAGCCTTGACCTTGGCCTCATTGCACCTGAGATTTAATTGCACTGTTTAGTGATTCTGATTAAAAGAGGTTTTGAATGGTCAGCTGATAATAAGTATGTACAACGTCAGATGTTACAAGGGACTACATTCCAAGTATGTGGGATAGGCCAGTTCGGACTGTGGAGTACTTGAAACAAAGTAATACAGAATCAAGTTGGACAGATATGTTGGAGCCAGGTGGTGAAAGCGCTTGAAAGGCAAATATGGGAATCTATTATTCTAGAAATAAAAGGGAACAACTAGAATTTCATAATACAGTCAGATCTGCACATTAGCAGCTTTGTGGAAGAAGGATGGTTTGGACAagggagagactcaaggcagggaTCTCAGTTAGGAGGCTGTTATAATAATAATCCAGATAAGAGGTGATGAGTGGCTGAACTAGGAGGGTGGCTCTGTGActagagagaagcagagagatataGGAGATGTggtaaaggtagaaacaaaaagaTGTGTGGATTGTGGTGTAGAAATTTTTGACCTTTATATAGATTCTTCTGTGTAAAAATTCAGCTTTTGATATCACACACAAATttatacatattcacacacatctgtttgcatgtgtatatgtgataTAGCAGTTGATTTTAAGCGGGTAGAACTGGAATGGGGGAAGGACTTCTGATTATACCCAGTCTATAATCAGCTTCAACTCTGtgtgagatttttattttaactttcagAGTTGATTTATGGTACATTTCATTCTCCCAGGTCAACCTTTACTGACTTACTGTAATTTATATCTTAGCTCGGGCAGGGAGTTCTCGTCCAGGTTTCGCCTTCTCTGGTGAAACGACAGAAGACCCATTTCCATGACTTGCCTTGTGGTGCCTCTGTGATTTTGGGCAATAATGGCTTCATCTGGATCTACCCCACCCCTgagcagagagaagaagaagcaggGGGCTTCATTGCCAATCTGGAGGTGAGAAGTCGGATTATTACCAGTGTTGGCGGGTGGATGAGTGATAACAGAAAGGATTCTGGAGGTGTTTTTGTGTCATGTTTCTAATCTGCTGTTGATTGACATGTTCTGAGTTAACTTGAGTTGTGCATCACACAACATTCTTTATTCAGAAAAGATTTACGTTTTTAGACCAATTGATTGTTAGCAGAAATAATAGGCAATCCTAGTGATAGCCAAAGATTTACTTTGTAATGAATGAGATAAACTCATCcttattcatttcttttagacTATCCTCTTTCATTTAGTTAATTTAGACTTTGTTCATTCAgccaacatttatcaagcacttactgtgtacaaagtccTGTGGTGAACATAAATGATGTGGGTAATGAGAgtattctcactttatagataaggaaactttcggggagatcaaatgagctaagccaagggtggggaacctgtggcctcaaggccacgtgtggccttctatcctcaagtgcagccctttcactggcttcaaacttcacagaaccaatcctcttaataaaatgattggttttgtaaaacttggactcagtcaaaaggctgtacccaaggacctagaaggctacatgtggcctcaaggctgcaggttcctcacccctgcgcTAAGCCAAGGTTCCTGCCTTTATGGATTCTAGTTGATGAGATAAGATATTTACACAAATATGCTATAGGTAGGATTGACAAATTCTTTGATATGTACAAATTGTTATGTGAGAATAGACAAGGGACAATAGTTTCTGGATGGGGGCAATCTGGGAAGACTTCATGGGTAAGGTGTCTGAGTTGGGTCTTCAATGATGGGTTGGAATTAAAGCTGATGGGAGTGCAAGGTCAggaggcagtgtggggagatTGGAGCCATCAGCTCTGCCCTTTTTTCCTAATGTATGGTTTGAGTTTCTATTGGTATTGTCTTCAgtcttttcacttttatttcaGTGATTGTTATCCCTTACCTTTGTATGGTTCACTCTGAGTgcattctcctttttttccccaactcCTTTTCCTCTTACCTCTAGCCAGTACCCCTTTCTGATCGGGAAGTGATATCTCGGCTCCGAAACTGCATTGTTTCCCTGGTGGCTCAGAAGATGATGTTGTTTGATACTAGTCTTCTGTACTGCTATGAAGCATCTCTTTCCCATCAGGTATCCATTTGGGTTGTTTTCCATGTTTCACTATCTGCTCTACACATTCCTGTGGCAAAGATGAGATAAGGTCTCTCTCCCTTAGTCACACCAAAGGCAGTGAGCAGTCTTCCTAAATGTACTTCTGTAATTAGTGTGAATCTATCTGGTGAATATCTGAGTCAAACACAGCTGcctcctcattaaatgttttataatttcctttttatttacaaatgagcaaatctTTGAGATTTCTTCAGCATCTGGCGACTTCAGGATCAGGTGGGATGGACATTCCAGGTTGTACTGGTTTATTAACtccagggagcagctaggtggcacagtgatagagtgctgggcctggagtcaggaaactggagttcagatctagccttagactcttactatctgtgtgaccttgggcaaatcaaaaaaccctgtttgcctcagtttcctcatttgtaaaatgagctagaaaaggaaatgacaaaccagtccagtatctttgccaagaaaaccccaaatgggatcaccaagagttgGGCATGGCTGAAATATGATTGAACAATGGATTAACTCCAGGTTCCTCAGGCCTGGTTTCTTAATTCCTCCTAAAACAGTATTTCTGTGCTGGTCACCAGAGAGAATCCTTGTGGTTTATGAAGCTGATGCTGTCGTTTCAGCAGATTCTacctctccctcatccctcatATCCAGTCAAACGCCAGAtctttttgtttctacctttaccGCATCTCctatgtctctctgcttctctgtagtcacagagctcatcacctcttacctggattaTCATAACAGCCTCCTAACTGAGTCCAAACCATCCTTCTTCCACAAAGCTGCTAATGTGCAGATCTGACTGTATTACTCCCCCATGAAATTCTAGTTGTTCCCTTTTATTAGAATAACACACTCCTGCATTTGGCTTTCAAATGCTTTCACCACCTGGCTCCAACATATCTGTCCAACTTGATCCTGTATTACTTTGTTTCAAATACTCCACAGTCCAAACTGGCCTGTCCCACATACTTGAAATGCAGTCCCTTGTAATATTTGACTCTTAGAATCCTGTATTTCCTTTAAAACTGTTCAGCATAcacatcttctacatgaaaccttttgCAATCCTCTCTAAATTCCCTAGGTCCTCCTCCCTCTAAAAGTTTGCCTAgtctttattttgtaaatacttatgtatgtacatatctttCATGTTCAGAGTTTCTTGGGGGCAaggtaatgtttcatttttgtctatgtgtctttgttgccaagcacagtgcttagcacatagcaggcatttaataaatgttatttgtaaTTTATAGAGCCTGTTGTATTTTCTGggccattttcttttatttcttccttttgtatTAGCCTGTTTTCTTTGTGTTGTGTATGGCTTATAAAGCTTGGTTGTATGCTTGATGTTGGTTCCTTATCTGTATGAACAactttatcttttgtcttttagaTCAAGGACATTTTAAAACCAGAGATAATGGAAGAAATTGTAATGGAAACTCGACAGAGGCTTTTGGAACAGGAGGGATAAGGAAAGGAATCTGGGGATGAAGAATGCTGTATGTTTTTGGCTGATGCAGTTCTTGGGGAGAGCCTAGTCATGTGACTGGTTCTTAGCTGGAACATGACAGTTGTTTAGATATTAGTTTTGACCAATATACGCAAAGAGTCGCTGTGACGGACACCCAGCATTAAGCTGAATGAAGAGCCAAGAAAAGAATCCCTTCATCAGCCCTGACAGGCATTCTTCTGTCTCTTACCTGTAGCTgtgctttcttctttccctttatatagaaaatgagggtgataacATAAGTGGAAATTGTGCCTTTGGGCTCTTTAGTTGGTGCTTGAGTCCAAGCACTAGATGGCGGTTTCAGCTCATTAAAAGTATGTGATGTTCCCAGCCAGAATGTGCTTCACTGCCTGGGATAGTAAAGAGAATCCTTTGTCTTTCACCCACTGTCATTCAAACAGAACAATGTAAATAAACCCAGTGACCCATGAAATTGGCCCTATAAAAGACATTGCAACTCTGACCCCAAATGTTACTTTTCAGgcttggttttttgttgttttttttttttttgagctaaaACATATCACATTCCAGTTGTATTCTAATCAGTTTTTTAGATTAAGTCTAAATGGTGGCAGCTTGCTCAGTTGGAATCTTGCATCCCCTTTAATGGGCTACTTTAAAAGAAGAGATTTAACTTTGGTGAACATTGCCTTACGATCCTGAGAATGGATTCTAGATTCATCCTTACAAGAGTGGAATCCTCTTCACCAAGACCTCTTATTTCTGCCCAGGAAGACATTTTTTAATACTGCTAATGAAGGGTACTTGAATTGCCATCATTGGATTGTAAGTCACCTTGGATTGATTAGAGGGGATGAATTAAGTCTGTGTGCTTTGATAAAAAGGAACTAAATGAGACAGAGATCGTGATTTTGACACAGCCTTTCCTGGGACATGGGCATTCTTGTGCAGTGTTTTTATGTAGTTTTTTAGGTTTGTTGAAAGacagttgttttaaaaaaatttctaaatactCTTGTACACGTGCACATATTGTTTTGGTACACTGGTAGAGTTCCTAGAATTTGGTTTCTGCGTTTTTGTTCTCTATCACTGTTGGGGGGTGACTTGAGTTAAGGGTGTCTGCTGACAGATTCATCACATCACACCCCACCCaagtaatttgaaagaaaaatgcaatAGTCAAAGTATCCTTTTGCTTGAGCTTTGGGTTATATTTTCCCACACTGAATTTGACAAGGCTTGAATATACTTGGGATAATTTTTCCTGGAATGACACATGAGTTTTCTTTATATAGTTACCCATGATCTAAGACATGTCACTCCTGTCCCCATTTTTTGTCACTCCTATTTTGAGTATGCAGAGTGAAACGATTTGTTTAGCTCTGTTTCAACTTGTATTGCAGAATAATTTTCTAGCTCATAATGttttgagagaaatgaaaaggcaTAAGTGGAAGCTTGCCTGTGGTCTAAGATAACTGATTGAGAGGTTTGGTTTGGGAccagattgtaagccccttgagggcaaggaaccATTTTATGTTGCTGTGCACACActggtgttcaataaatatttgttgaaaaaaatttattttgttcagACCTGAGATTTTAGTAGTAGAGAGAGCTTCCGATAATGGAAACTCACTTCAGAAAACAAACTCCCTTTACAGATGCAGATTTGCAATATAACTTAAGTCTTGAGAGATGCTTAAGGTATTgagaaattaatttacttgtccatagccacacaactaatatgtgtcagaggcagaacttgaatccaggtctttctgacttgccAAATAAATATGTTGACTGTTAATGTAGAAAATAGTAGCTGTTAACTTCTTTTATTGACAATATtcatttttagattttatttagcACCAAataaatatatccctctctcctccactaCCCGGTGAATCCATACCATAGAGaataagaaggaaatgaaaaaactttttgaaaaacagttttagcaaaactaactgaacattatacacagtgtTCCGTGCTCATGGCTTTCATTCTGCAAAGAAGTTAGCAAGGTacatttttctagctctttttaaGTCAGAGCTTTGTTATTATAATGGACCATATGTTTTATCCTTTCGTTCTTTTCCATTGACGTTGTAGTCATGGATGTTatttctttggttctgctttctttattGGTTTCTATCTTTCCATGCACCCCTGGATTCTTCATATTCCTTGTTACTTAcaatgcagtaatattccattacatttatgtaccccAGTggttctaaaacttttttttgttcacAATGTAGTATTCTTTGCTTGTGGGAATTTGTAGCTCACAGAACATTTAAGTTGGCAACACAATGGGAGATTTGAACTTGCAGTTTCCCTTCAATAAAAGCAGCcatttttaattcttaaattctttgtAAAGGTCTGATGTGTTTTTAGTGGGTAAGGCAAGTTTTATTTTGTGAATACTATATTTACCATACTGTGCTGTGTAAGTTGAATACACaccacatgtacatatgtatcagTAATAACATGATATTCAAAATTTCATGACCCACTTAGTGAAATGAAGCACTCCCTTTATTTTGCCATTCCTAAATCAGTGGGCATCATTGtgtttctttgctacaacaaaatgttgctatgaatattttgatgtacATGGAACCATTCTGTCTGATCGTGGGGTACATAcgtgttttccagaatggttggaccaattcacagcttcgtTAGCAGTTACCATGCTTGTCTTTCCAAAGATGTTCTAGTcttgattattcccatttttatctTATCAATTAGTGAGGATCACGGTgaaatttcagaattgttttgacttCTTTTAATAGTGGTTGGAGCAGTCTTTTGTGtgatttttgtttattcttgAGAATCATACATATCCTTTGCCCACAGATTCATTTGGAGGATGGCAGTTGGCCCTATTTAATTTGTTATTGAATCactatgctatatatatatatatatatatatattgtgtgtgtgtgtgtgtgtgtgtgtgtatacactatatatactgtatatactatatatatatatatatatatgtatatgtaatacaaATTATTTGTAATTTGGTTACTGCCTATGGCCACAAGAGGGTGACATTGTTCAGTGAATCAAACAGCTAAATGCTTTACTGGAAAAATTATGCaaagttttcttgtattttttttttttaggatttctttttcttaaaaattaacaattttcAAATTGACAAATATCAACAAGTATGAATATTTCTATATgcaaagaggaataaaaaagatCTGTATATTAAATTTGTATATTGtatgtagctttttaaaaaaagcatattaaatttaacactaGTACCAACACTACTATGTTGTTGGTTTGTGCCCCTTCTGGACTTTCTTCtgtgtatcttttttaaaataaatttttattgatgtgttttgttgtttttttaaaaagaccaaacTTTTCCTTGGGTGTCTGATACTTTTCCTCCCAGAAAGCCACCCtgtataacaaatattttttaattacaaaaagagcaaagaaattggtaaaaccaatcaatacattgcAAAAGCCTGAATGTATGTTCAACATACCATACTTGTGGACCTCCTACCTCTGTAAAGGGGTGAGGTGGGAAGTAACTTTGAATCTCTTGTTTGTAGTCTATGCTTATTGTTTGTAATGtaacattcatcttttttttttggtggttgtttccatttaaattattgaagtcattgtgtatattgttttcttggctctgtttacgtTTAtactgcatcagttcaaatagaTCTTTCCATGCATCTCTGTattcatatttttagtttccttgtttatcccccTTTAAGTTCTGAATGTTTTTGCTTTGCCTTATAGATGGGGATTACAAATTCTGCTCTTTTAGATTTTGCTGATGCAGTTACTTTTGTTTCAGcccttcatttttattctatgtatatcttaattttttttagatgtgTTTCTTGCAAGCAGCAGGTTGTAAGGGTTTGTTTTCTCACCCAATCTGTTagttttccattttattggattgtttaatctatCCACACTTAAAGTTAGGAGAGGTTTGTATTTTCCACCGTTTGTCTCTAATGTTTTTTTCCCAagttaggatttttttccttgtttctctgtAAAAACAATACTTTGtcttttcagttattttaatCTACTTTAGGATAATTGTATTTCTTGTCAGTTCTTCCCTCACCATTAGGGCCTTCTGCCTCACCCATTTGTCACCTCTTTCCCTAGGAAATTCCTTGGATTTTTgcttattaattcctttttcttccttttgttgatttttctatttcttctgccttttttctctCAAATAAGTAGCCAAGTAAAATAACCCTTTCTCTCCTTCAACttgcttgtttttaaatttcaatttctgtacctttttctaaaaaaagatttctttcccttgttttcttcattatttcttttccatttctatttattCTAAACTTTCAGTTTTTGATTCATGGCCTTAATATTGAGTTAATCCAACCTTAGTTTCTGTATTCCTCATCTAAACTGTTTCTTTGCTGTTGCCTTGTAGATCTTGACTCCTGGCCCTTCTCTTCTGTTGTGCCTCATTCTTAGAAATGGCAGTTCCTGCAGGTGGTAAAAGTATTGCCTTGTGGTAGTAATTTTCATGTCCCTGATTATGCAGTTTATAACTACTCTTCCACCCTCTTCCACAATCCCATTTGCCATGAGATCTCTCAGGGTCTTTGCCCTCCCACTCTTCTTAAATTGCCCCCGGAGCTCTGATTGCCCTTTCCTCTGGTAGGATGAATGGTGGTGCTTTCTAAGCACCAAATCCCTGCAAATTATACCTATTGTAAGATTTCTGTCTCCTATTAAGGAAAAATCTTTCCTTTGGGCGTTTTCCTCAGTGGGATCTCCCTCCCACCACTAAAACAACATTGCCTCCTCCCACtgtctacccccccccccagtttcaatctgtctctttccttcttcacccATTCTCATGTAGACCCTCTTCTTTCTGAAAGGCTACAGAGGTCATTCTCCTCATTGTTTACAAACATCTTGATCAGAGTACAACAATATTCCCtttatcttctccttttccccttttgtgTGACTTTAAGAACATTGATTAACCTGTAGATGGCGGTATTGAGGTTTAGCCCATGATGCTCCAGGCCTGTTCTTCATCATCACTTAGTATTTGACTTCTCATTTTCACCCTTGTTTTGTTATGTAGTTTTAGATAGCTCTTATTGGtcccttttttttgttatttgttgttgttaactCATTggtgccttttatttattttactcttCCTACTCCTCGGGTAAGTTATTTCTTTACCTATGCCTTTCTTTCTGCTgtatgtttttacttttcttgtatttttgtcGTCTGAATGTTTGAAGAGCAAATAATCTgctctgggcttttttttttgtaaaagtgtGTCAAATGCTTCTAATAATCTTATAATTCTTTTACGTGAGGAACTTTAACAAGTGAGTAGATTGCCTTTTCTACCTACAATTTATAGAAGAGAATTAGGAAGAGTGAGCCAGATGGCTGTAATGAGGAGGCTGCATAAGCTGGAAAGGCTTGCTAGTTGAGAGAAGTTCCAAGAGCAGCCTTGTTAAATGGTTTAcagaaagtttaaaaacaaacaagaaaacccTCTTCAAACAACTACATCTCCAGAAAACCAGGAGCTGACATGAATTCACTAAAGAAATTTTATTGCCTGCCTGGGTCCTGGACCCCCTTAAAACTAGAAAAAGGAAACACATCATTACTAAGTCCAAGATAAGGAGGAGAATGGGGAAATGATAACAGATCCGTGTTAGCAGATCTAATAGAGACTGAGGGGAAGACTGGGGATGAAATGCAATTTATATGTACACACTGCACTTGCGGTCACAAGACCCAGGTTTATATCTCAGTTTTGATACTTTGCTAactgatcctgggcaaattaccaaatctttctgagccttagtttccggGGTTGTGAGGAAATGTTCTATAAACCTTAACAGCTCATTTTGTTAGTTTAAAAAATCCtttcacattatctcatttgtttctcacaactaGATCTCTCCTTTTTATAAAGGAGGAACCTGAGAGGATGCGACCTCTtgaaggtcacatggctagtctgAGGAGGAGCCAGAACTAAAGCTGCTGCCCATGTTGtcacaaaatggaaaagggagagTTATTACAGGAATGAAGAAGTCTGCCGAGGCCGCCACAACGCTACAACTAAGCGAGTGTTGGGATGGGACTGCGCATGTAGGGTAATGGATCTGGAAGAGACAGCAACCCACGGCCAGTTTTGAAATGGAATTTGAGTTTGAACTGTTGCAGATTATAGGGAATGAGGTCAGTCTGGTTGTGCATATTGGAATGAGAGCTGGCCTGACTACAACATAAAATAGAGATTGAAGAAGGCTTGCAAAGCAAATGCTGGActtgagagaggaagtgattaaggcatgaagagaaacagaagagaagcaaGGTCATCCTAAAAATGGATTTCTGTTGTGGTTAGGACAACATGGAGACTATACCAGAGAGAAAGATGTGGGAGCTTGAGTTATGACTCAAAGGCTTCTCCCCTTTACACTAAAGCCCATGTTTGGGTTAATGAGAAATGTGGATTGTTTTTAAAAGAGTGAGCAAAGCTGGTATGTTAGACTTTAGAATTTTTCAACAGAAAAGATCAGATTATACAGCACCATATTGTCTTAGGTTCTTCTGTAAGCTGTATGTCCAAAGAGTTCTTTAGTTCCTCTTGAAAG
This region of Trichosurus vulpecula isolate mTriVul1 chromosome 3, mTriVul1.pri, whole genome shotgun sequence genomic DNA includes:
- the EXOSC2 gene encoding exosome complex component RRP4, which gives rise to MALEIRLPVARQRLPESLDRDTQKHLVVPGDTITTDTGFMRGHGTYMGDEKLIASVAGSVERVNKLICVKALKTRYNGEVGDIVVGRITEVQQKRWKVETNSRLDSVLLLSSMNLPGGELRRRSAEDELAMRDFLREGDLISAEVQAVFSDGAVSLHTRSLKYGKLGQGVLVQVSPSLVKRQKTHFHDLPCGASVILGNNGFIWIYPTPEQREEEAGGFIANLEPVPLSDREVISRLRNCIVSLVAQKMMLFDTSLLYCYEASLSHQIKDILKPEIMEEIVMETRQRLLEQEG